One Palaemon carinicauda isolate YSFRI2023 chromosome 5, ASM3689809v2, whole genome shotgun sequence DNA window includes the following coding sequences:
- the LOC137640863 gene encoding uncharacterized protein, whose product MKEIQAIEREEAALRSKREMLSLEADLAGVEAEKVLQDFEETDREITHIPRIREHTNPDVSGNKRHMHLNTEAPEFRLGGCCSSGGNDQGDLSNKEMMQALISCSLKSLMPKQDIARFYGDHTNYLRFIRSFHDVFSTQLTNDKEWLRYLVLYTTGMPNEIMVACLLLEASEGYKQVRKLMEEQYGNLEQIATAFVYKIIKWKDKRENNAEEYDEYSVVHKTCKNVISCVPYGIAELQNPKTMRLIHSKCPSSVRARWCRVADKIISEKKRTVLVDDLVSLIEGEARVLKYHLFGSQLYQKGRGEDTPRLGEGKAPSKAECLTKARKVSCNKTAPFSYWYCKGPHIVDECHQISQMGPEEKLGAIGELGLSFGCLRNGHRSQYCRNRKSCNICNGNHPTLLHQYQEVEVVQGVEVVQEVGVLGSECSNRALVVQEEGTHDKIAMFRAVRGGSIGTRMSVVPIRIRSREGREVLAKAFLDNGSSTCFVWEVLMQTLGCTERQDVKVNVETINRVEEVACSLVSGLKLFDYEAKTCITLPPVLSASRIPIDECDVIRSGDLERWPHLRTIFLTCSS is encoded by the coding sequence ATGAAGGAGATACAGgccatagagcgagaggaagcagcgctaaGATCTAAAAGGGAGATGCTCAGTTTAGAGGCAGATTTAGCTGGAGTGGAGGCAGAGAAGGTTTTACaagattttgaggaaactgatagaGAAATAACTCACATTCCTAGGATAAGGGAGCACACAAACCCTGATGTAAGTGGGAATAAGAGACACATGCATTTGAATACAGAAGCGCCCGAGTTTAGGTTAGGTGGATGCTGTAGCTCGGGTGGGAATGACCAAGGGGACTTAAGCAATAAGGAAATGATGCAGGCGTTAATCTCTTGCAGCCTTAAAAGCTTGATGCCTAAGCAGGATATAGCTAGGTTTTATGGGGATCATACAAATTATCTTAGGTTCATTCGCTCATTTCATGATGTCTTTAGTACCCAGTtgacaaatgataaggaatggcTGAGGTATCTGGTTTTATACACGACAGGCATGCCAAATGAGATTATGGTGGCTTGCCTCCTcttagaagcttcagagggctataagcaggTAAGGAAGTTGATGGAAGAGCAATATGGTAACCTTGAACAAATAGCCACCGCATTTGTGTATaagatcattaaatggaaagataaAAGGGAAAACAATGCGGAAGAGTATGACGAGTACTCAGTGGTACACAAAACCTGCAAAAACGTAATTTCGTGCGTCCCTTATGGCATCGCCGAactacaaaatccaaaaacaatgaggttGATCCATAGCAAGTGTCCCTCTAGTGTGCGGGCTCGATGGTGtagagttgctgataagattatTAGTGAGAAAAAGAGGACTGTGTTGGTTGATGATTTGGTAAGTTTGATTGAAGGAGAGGCTAGGGTCTTGAAATATCATTTATTTGGGAGCCAACTATATCAGAAGGGCAGAGGGGAAGACACCCCTCGGTTAGGAGAAGGAAAGGCGCCAAGCAAGGCTGAGTGTTTaactaaggctaggaaagtttcatgtaacaaAACTGCCCCGTTTTCATATTGGTACTGTAAAGGACCCCATATAGTAgatgaatgccaccaaatatctcaaatgggaccCGAGGAAAAACTGGGAGCCATAGGGGAATTGGGGCTCAGTTTTGGCTGTCTGAGAAAtggtcataggtctcagtattgcagaaacaggaaaagttgtaacaTATGTAATGGAAATCACCCAACTCTGTTGCATCAATACCAGGAAGTAGAAGTAGTCCAAGGAGTAGAAGTGGTCCAGGAAGTAGGAGTGCTAGGATCTGAGTGCTCAAATAGAGCCTTAGTGGTTCAGGAGGAAGGTacacatgacaaaattgctatgttcagggcagttagaggaggtagcattggtacaaggatgtcagttgtgccgataaggattaggtcaagggaaggtAGGGAGGTTTTGGCGAAGGCTTTCttggacaatgggagttccacatgctttgtctGGGAAGttttaatgcagaccctaggctgcactgagaggcaggacgtcaaggtgaatgttgaaaccatcaacAGAGTAGAAGAAGTTGCATGCAGCCTAGTCTCGGGATTGAAACTATTTGACTATGAGGCCAAGACTTGCATTACACTCCCCCCGGTGTTGAGTGCCTCTCGCATACCAATTGATGAGTGTGATGTGATCAGGTCTGGAGATCTGGAACGCTGGCCACATTTGAGAACAATATTCCTCACCTGCTCGAGCTAA
- the LOC137640864 gene encoding uncharacterized protein, which yields MKEIQAIEREEAALRSKREMLSLEADLAGVEAEKVLQDFEETDREITHIPRIREHTNPDVSGNKRHMHLNTEAPEFRLGGCCSSGGNDQGDLSNKEMMQALISCSLKSLMPKQDIARFYGDHTNYLRFIRSFHDVFSTQLTNDKEWLRYLVLYTTGMPNEIMVACLLLEASEGYKQVRKLMEEQYGNLEQIATAFVYKIIKWKDKRENNAEEYDEYSVVHKTCKNVISCVSYGIAELQNPKTMRLIHSKCPSSVRARWCRVADKIISEKKRTVLVDDLVSLIEGEARVLKYHLFGSQLYQKGRGEDTPRLGEGKAPSKAECLTKARKVSCNKTAPFSYWYCKGPHIVDECHQISQMGPEEKLGAIGELGLSFGCLRNGHRSQYCRNRKSCNICNGNHPTLLHQYQEVEVVQGVEVVQEVGVLGSECSNRALVVQEEGTHDKIAMFRAVRGGSIGTRMSVVPIRIRSREGREVLAKAFLDNGSSTCFVWEVLMQTLGCTERQDVKVNVETINRVEEVACSLVSGLKLFDYEAKTCITLPPVLSASRIPIDECDVIRSGDLERWPHLRTIFLTCSSQGKLSIQHVSMNHMPYEH from the coding sequence ATGAAGGAGATACAGgccatagagcgagaggaagcagcgctaaGATCTAAAAGGGAGATGCTCAGTTTAGAGGCAGATTTAGCTGGAGTGGAGGCAGAGAAGGTTTTACaagattttgaggaaactgatagaGAAATAACTCACATTCCTAGGATAAGGGAGCACACAAACCCTGATGTAAGTGGGAATAAGAGACACATGCATTTGAATACAGAAGCGCCCGAGTTTAGGTTAGGTGGATGCTGTAGCTCGGGTGGGAATGACCAAGGGGACTTAAGCAATAAGGAAATGATGCAGGCGTTAATCTCTTGCAGCCTTAAAAGCTTGATGCCTAAGCAGGATATAGCTAGGTTTTATGGGGATCATACAAATTATCTTAGGTTCATTCGCTCATTTCATGATGTCTTTAGTACCCAGTtgacaaatgataaggaatggcTGAGGTATCTGGTTTTATACACGACAGGCATGCCAAATGAGATTATGGTGGCTTGCCTCCTcttagaagcttcagagggctataagcaggTAAGGAAGTTGATGGAAGAGCAATATGGTAACCTTGAACAAATAGCCACCGCATTTGTGTATaagatcattaaatggaaagataaAAGGGAAAACAATGCGGAAGAGTATGACGAGTACTCAGTGGTACACAAAACCTGCAAAAACGTAATTTCGTGCGTCTCTTATGGCATCGCCGAactacaaaatccaaaaacaatgaggttGATCCATAGCAAGTGTCCCTCTAGTGTGCGGGCTCGATGGTGtagagttgctgataagattatTAGTGAGAAAAAGAGGACTGTGTTGGTTGATGATTTGGTAAGTTTGATTGAAGGAGAGGCTAGGGTCTTGAAATATCATTTATTTGGGAGCCAACTATATCAGAAGGGCAGAGGGGAAGACACCCCTCGGTTAGGAGAAGGAAAGGCGCCAAGCAAGGCTGAGTGTTTaactaaggctaggaaagtttcatgtaacaaAACTGCCCCGTTTTCATATTGGTACTGTAAAGGACCCCATATAGTAgatgaatgccaccaaatatctcaaatgggaccCGAGGAAAAACTGGGAGCCATAGGGGAATTGGGGCTCAGTTTTGGCTGTCTGAGAAAtggtcataggtctcagtattgcagaaacaggaaaagttgtaacaTATGTAATGGAAATCACCCAACTCTGTTGCATCAATACCAGGAAGTAGAAGTAGTCCAAGGAGTAGAAGTGGTCCAGGAAGTAGGAGTGCTAGGATCTGAGTGCTCAAATAGAGCCTTAGTGGTTCAGGAGGAAGGTacacatgacaaaattgctatgttcagggcagttagaggaggtagcattggtacaaggatgtcagttgtgccgataaggattaggtcaagggaaggtAGGGAGGTTTTGGCGAAGGCTTTCttggacaatgggagttccacatgctttgtctGGGAAGttttaatgcagaccctaggctgcactgagaggcaggacgtcaaggtgaatgttgaaaccatcaacAGAGTAGAAGAAGTTGCATGCAGCCTAGTCTCGGGATTGAAACTATTTGACTATGAGGCCAAGACTTGCATTACACTCCCCCCGGTGTTGAGTGCCTCTCGCATACCAATTGATGAGTGTGATGTGATCAGGTCTGGAGATCTGGAACGCTGGCCACATTTGAGAACAATATTCCTCACCTGCTCGAGCCAAGGGAAGTTATCAATTCAACACGTGTCCATGAACCACATGCCCTACGAACATTAG